Within Microterricola gilva, the genomic segment TCTTTCGCTGAGACCAGATCCTGGCCTTGTTGCTCACAACTCCCGCACCTTTGCCGATCTGCCCGTCGTCGCGCCATCCAACTGCAGCAATTGACGACCAGGACCGGCTGAAAGTGGCAGATGTCACTGTCGTGCCATTGGCGCACCAAGTGCCCTCGTTGAAAGTGTCCCAAATCGCGTTGCCCAGGGACCCGGACTGAGTGGCTTCGGAGTAGGTGCCCCAACAACCGCTAACGGCCGCCACCGCAGCGGAAGCATCCTCAGCCGAGGAATACGTGGACGCTACGGCACCGGAACGACTCGCACGTTCGCTCGCCGCGTCGAGAGGAGTGAGGACGACCGTCACCTCAGTCGAGACCGGCAGGAAGTACGCCTCGAACGCTGTCCTCTCGCCAGCAGAGAGCTCCGCGAACGCCAACTGCGGGTCCGGCGCAGCGTCGAGGGTTTCGTAGACCTCAAGCGCGATGGATTCGACGCTTGGCTCCGTCGGTGCAGGCGCGGCCTGCGCCGGAGCGACCGCGGTCAAAGCCGGCACAAGGACCATAGTCAGGGCGGATGCCATGAGTAGCGATCGGTTCGTCTTCAACTTCATGAGTTCAGATTCCTTCTCGTTCACTCGATGTTCGCCTTCCATGAACTGCAGCGCTGCAGCGTTTGAGGGCGACTCACTCGACTCGTGTCCGCCATTTGGCGGCTCACACTAGTTGTTTCCCGTGGCGCCGCAGGTGTTACGTCCGCCGCGAGAGTCGGCGCCGGCGTCCTGCAAAGAAAGGCCAGGAGAATCCCGCCGCCCCGTGGGCCTTGAACCGCCAATCGACAGCAACCGCATTCGAACGAAACATGGCACTTGAGATTCATGAAACACAATGGGGCTGATCGGAAATAGATATGACAGGGAGCCGTTGGGGGGTTGAGTTGGCCGTTGAGACGTTTTCGTCGTTTTACAAGCAGTACTATCGACTCATCTTGACGGTCGCTCAGCAACGGCTCCCTAGCTTCTCTGATGCCGAAGACCTGACTGCAGAGGTCTTCCGTATCGCGTGGAAATACCACAGCGACGGTAACGAACTCAATCTTCCTTGGCTCTATCAAGTGCTGCGGAACGTTGTCGGCAACGAGTACCGCCGCACAACTCGCGCTGATCAGTTCTCCCAGAGATTCGGCGATCAGATGCTGAATTCCTTCGCGGAGAGCCCGGATAGCGCATTAGAGATGAGGCGCCTGCTACAGCTTCTCCCACTCCAGGAGCGAGAGCTCATCTACATGGCGTATTGGGAGGACCTTACGGGCCAGGAGATCGCGGCAATACTCGGGTGCTCGCCTGTGACTGTTCGGGTCCGGCTCATGCGAGCGCGCAAAAAAGCTCAAGTTGCTGATCGAGCAGGCTGATCTGTCCGAGTTGACGGCGGAGGAGGCAGCACATGGACGAGCTTGAACGACTCGTTCGCAACGCGCGCCCGATTAGCGGTCACCGCAGCCTCCCGCTCTCCGATCGAGCCAAGCGCGAGCTGGCTGATCTCCTGCCTGGCGATCAATCCAGCGTGTCACGGAGCCGCCTCCGTTTGAGGCCTTCACGCTTCCTCCGTGTGGTTGGCATTGCGTTAGCCGTGGCGGTGGTCGCGGCTCTCGGGACGGTTGCCACGACGTCAATTCTGAGCCCGCAGCCGACTTACGCGGCCACGCCGCGGATGCTTCAGCCGACCGAAACCGCCGACACTGCACGGGAGCTGCTGACACAGATGGCCCAGGAACTCGTCGGGTCCGCCCAACTGGCTGAAGCGCCGTACGCAATCAGCGTGCAGGCTTGGACGCTCGCAACCAACGACGACGGGGTCGCCATCTCGAGCAGCATCACTCCCGAGAACTACGAATTCACGCGCGGTGCCGATGGCTCTTTTCGCACAACCGTTACATTCGCGCAGCCCGTTGATGGTGACGGGACGCCGGTCAGCGGCCATGCTCTGCCCGCAGAAGGCGATCTCAGTTGGGAGGAGAGCTGGGCGCCCGGGGAGTATCAGTTCCTGTTCCCGACGCGCTTCCCCGACAACGCGGAAGTAGTTGGCCCATACCTCTCTACCCTTAGCGGTGGAGATTCACCAAGCGCGGGTGCAGTGATCCAAGCCTTGAATTCCGTCCTGATGGAGCAGCAATTGAACGGCACGCAACAAGTCGCTCTCCTGACGTACCTCGCGGAGCTCTCAGACTTGCATGTCGTGGGACCGGTCGTCGACCGCCTTGGGCGGAACGCCTTGCTATTCACGGCGAACGATACTGACCGGGCTGGTTATGAGGAGCACTTGATTGTCTCCCCGGACACCGGCAAAATCCTCGCGACCGAGACTGTGTACACAGGCAACGATCGCACCGACATCCACTCTCCGTCCGTCGTCAATTACTACCTTTGGAAGTAGGAATCTCAGTGAAGAAGTCTCCCCTTGCCGCAATCGTGACTGCGATCGTCGTACTGACCTGCATCGCGCCGGGCCACGCGGCATCAGCTGACGAAGGGGCGGACATGCAAGCACGCATCGACGCTGTCTTGCACGAAGAACCCGGCGGCGTTCAGAGCTCTTGGAATGAAGTGAGCTGGGACCGAGGAGAGGTCGTTCTAACTGTCGCTCCTGAAGCCGCCTCAAGGGCTGCCACGCTCGCCGCGGTCGGCGGATGTGCAGCTGGCTCGTTTTGCCTTTACAGCCTGGGCGGCTACACCGGGAACAAGCTAACAATCTCTACTTGCACTGGAATCCACAGCGTATCCGCACTCGGCAGCCCCGTCCGCTCGATGGCTAACTCGCGCACGAGTGGCAGCATACGCGCCTACTCGAGCACCGTCTTGCTGGCAACTGCTGGCTCCGGAGCGGGCACGAACGTCTCCGGGAGTACGACATACGTTGCATGCTCATAATGCTGAACAAATTGCGCGGTGCTCCACGGCCGCATCGCGGGAACGCATGGAAATCGAGTTCGCGGGGCATTCCTCAATTTTCGTGCGGCACTGACGAGAGAAGCGCCGAGGGAACCGTAATGCCTTGCCTGGCGTCACTAAGCTCCCGGGATGGGGGAACGGGTGGACGGCGAAGCAGAGATGCGGAATGGCGCTGGTCTTTTCGACCGCCACAATCCAGTTGAGAACAGAAACGCGCACGATTGTTCTCGCCTGGTTTGTCTCCGAAACCGACATCCTCCCCGAAAGCTGAACTCTTGACGACCACGCATGATGTTGTTCAGCGCCCTAGGCGATCGAAACGCTCCCGTGCCGGGACGTTGATACGTGATCTGCTTGTCATCGTCGTGATAGCCATCACGGTGTCGTTCTTGGTGAGAACATTCATCGTCAGGTCGTTCTACATACCCTCGGGTTCAATGGAGAACACACTGCAGGTGAACGACAGAATTCTTGTGAACCAGCTTCAGCCACAGGTCTTTCCGCTACAGCGGGGTGACATCGTGGTCTTCAAGGATCCAGGAGGATGGCTGCCGCCACCCAGTGCACCCGAGCAGAGCTTCTGGGGACAATCCTCACGCGCACTTCTGTCCCTCGTTGGAGGTGGAGAAGACACTGATGAGCACCTCATCAAACGGGTGATAGGGCTGCCAGGAGACAACGTGGTGTGTTGCGATGCACTGGGCAATTTGGAAATCAATGGGCAGCCAATCAACGAGCCATACATCGTCCACTCGGAAACTGACATCAACTCCGCATCACTCCTGTTCGATGTGGTCGTTCCCGCGGACAGCCTCTGGGTCATGGGCGACAACCGGTTCAACTCGAAAGACTCGTCCAAGCAGCAGTCACAACCCGGAAAGGGTTTCGTGAAACTCGACAGCGTGGTTGGGCGTGCCGTCGTGGTGTCCTGGCCGATGGACCATTGGGCGTTGCTTGACGACTACCCTGCGGTGTTCGCCGGCGTTGACTAGTCATGCCTGTGCCGACGGCACAGATGATGCAAGCTGCGGTACCCCCTAGGAGGTGTCCACTGGGAATCGCGCTTGCGTCCCTCGCAGTAGTCGCCGCTCCGGCAGCCGCACAGGCCGCCGAGATCGGGACGCGGGTTGCCTCGTGTTCCGCCGTTCAGGAGGTGTGCCGCGACACCCGCTCCAACGTCTCTCAGACTTCCATCACTCTGAAGACCGTGTCCTCGAACGTCTCCTCCGGCTCCGCTCAGTACACGGTGAACAAGGGCGTCACCGGAGCCACCAACTGCAGCGGCACCATGGGGTACAACGCCACGAAGACGTGCAACCTAGGTGGCTACTCCGGACAGCTCACGTTCACGTTCTACAAGGGACAGAACTCGCTCGTCACCATCTCTTCGTTCTAGGCGTCGAGTTGAAATGCTCAAGCGCCAGGAGGCTCATGAGCATGGTCTTGAGCACCGGGCTCTAGTCACCAAAACTGAGATCGACCTCGCACCGAATTCAGTGCTCGTCAGCTGATACGGCTGGTCTCGATCCATCCGTTCCATCTGATTTCAAACTCTGGTCTGGGAGTTTTCTTCCAAAAATTTGGGTCATCGCTGTCATGGCAGACCAACCGTGCCAGTGCAAAAGTCTCAGACATCTTCCTCCGTTGACGTGACTAGTTCCGCCCGGCAATTTGGCGATTGCTCTAGCAAATAACTTCGAGCATGCTCGCGTCGCCGTCGGCGGCGACGCGCAATCCAGCCACTACATCGTGCGCCGGTAGTCCAGCATCTGCGCGAAGTGGTTTCCCTGGGGCACAATCGAGACTTGAAGCTCCCAGTTGAAACCAGACCGGCTTCGCAAGAGAATTTCGCTGTAGAGCATGATCGGCAGGCGAGGATTGTTGGCGTAACGCCGGTCCGGGCCTCCCTTGACGTTCACGTACTGCCACGTCTCGCCTACGAGGCGAGCGTCACTCGGGACCTTTCCGGGACTCTCGATGAACCGGCGATCTGAAGCCGAACTCAGAAGCTCGCTGTAGGCGATGTCCGTGAACTTCTTGTTCTCTCGAACGAGAACCCGATCCGGGAGAAAATGCAGGCTTGTCTTGCCCGCCTCAATAGTGGGGACGACAACGTTGGTCGCAAGTTGTTTAGGGCCCTTGAAGTGGACCTTTGCGGGGGTACGGCCAACGAGGCTGCCGGCGCCCGCATTCGTCTTGTGTTGATGTGTCGTTGAGATCTGCCCGGACTCGAGGACTCTCCAGATCCCTTGCGCAGTCGAGAGGTTCCCCGCTGAGGCTGTCATCGCCTCAAACCACTCCGCATCTCGATCATTTACGTCGTAGAAGACTACGACAGTACGTCGAGCGCGGTCTCGCAGGAAAAGCCACCACACGAGCGGCACTCCAAGCGCCCACACTGCTAGCCCGAAAGGCATGGTGATCGCACCGATCAGGAAGACGGCGATCAAAACTGGCCAGCCAAGACTTGCGCGAGACGCGGCGAGGTTCAGCTGTTCAACGACGTCGCCGCCACCGGTCGGCGCCAAGTCTTGCACGGAGGCACCGGTCACGTCTTCAAGGAGCAGGGTACTGCCACGAAAGTCGGCGGGTGCCTCGGAAACGCGCCTACTTCCAGCGCCGCCAGGGCCCAGGGTGGTCCGGTAATACACACCGCCGGCGCCAAGGTGCACGTAGTTGCCACGCGGTCCAGCCCCTACACGGAAACCTGGTACGCCAGCACTCACACCGAGCCCTGATTTGCTCAGATTGAACCTGAACGGGCCCGCTTTGATGCTCTTCCGGGCATAGAAACCCATACTCCCCCGATGATTGACCGAATAGACCAGTCTTGCGTAAGCCCACGTCCCTGCCGAGCCCCCGTTTGGGAACGTTGGTCGAACCGACGCCAGAGTCGAAGCTCAGTCCATTCGACAGCTATCGACGGGTAGCGGGCCAAGACGAACTATCTGCTCATGCAATCTACTGAATCGCGTTGAAATCGAAGCGGATTCGCATGTAGGCCGACTGCTGCCAAAGGATGCCCCGCCCGTGCCGGCCGTCACGCATCACGACGAAGCCAACCGGAGCAGCGCAATCAACCCGCCAGATGACGATACGACGTCAGGGAGCGCGGCCGGACGGAGCACCGTGCCCGCCGGGAGCGCCTCAGATCCCACGGAAAACTGACCATCTAGGAGAACTACGGCGTCGGCGTGTTCAAAGCCCCCTCCGAAAAACTCTCGGATCGCCCAATACGTCCGTCCACTCGAGCGCCGAGTCACGAGATTGATGACGGATGCTCGATGTCCTTTGGACTCAGCGATGACCCGATCCTCACCGGGGAGGCGCTGTCGCCGAAACCCTAAGGGGGCGTGGTGATCGTGTGGATCAACGTCATGCCTGAACACCAGTGCTTCCCGAGTCACAAGGCTTGTCCCGCCCAGCGCGTTAGTGGACAGCTGGATCGGGGCGACACCCCGAAGCCAAAGTGCCCCGCGGTTCTCGCTAACGCCCCGCAGGAAGGGCCGACGAAGGCGCGGCCTCAGACAAAGAGAATTCGGGCTGCTGATCGGCGCTCAGTTGCGTCTTATCTGATGCCGAGCGGAGATGACGACACCAACAACTGTCGCAACGCCCACGAAACTATTGAGCCACGGGGCGATGGCCTCGAATTCCAACGCCGCGACTTCTCCGTTCAGAACCAATGTCGCGTAGAACATCAGTCCGAGGCCAGCGGCAATACCGAACGATAAGTAGAGGAACCATACGGCCGCGCGATCTGCAGGAGTCTTCTGATTCCTAATCGCTCGCGCTGACGGATCCTCGTCGAGCGCGAGTCGGCTCCACATCGAGGCGCGAGTAACTGGGACGACGATTGCGTGCGCGGCGCTCTCGATCCACGCGGTGGTGCGGGGTAACCCGGAAGGGATCGATGACAAACGTGCCGACGCCAGCGCATCGGATAGTGGGCGGGTTCGGTGCTCCCATTTCGTTGCCGCCACATGCGCGGAGCGCGACTCCGGACGTTGGATGCGGTCGGCGAGAACATGCTCCAACAGCTCGAGCCCTGCAAGCCGCTTTCGCGCATGATCCATTCCTAAGCCCGGTCCTTCTTCGTCGCGTTGCTGATTTGCCACGAGTACCGCTGCAGCTGCAAATCGCCATTCGAACGGAGCTCGAGAGTTCCACCGCTTGCGCTGGAGGAATAGGTCGAGTGCGAGCAGTCCCAAAGCGGCGATGCTGAAAGCCACTGAGAGAAGAAGCCAGTGGTCTGGCCGACCGAAGAAGAAGGCCACGGATATCACGACGAGTTGCAAGACTCCGAGCAGGAACGTTAGCCATGCAAGAATCGCTGGCAGCGCGGACAGGCCTTGGTGGCCCTTGTGCGCCAGGCGTAGCTCCACCTCGTGTCCCCCGAAAAACTGATCCCAGCTCCTCCCGATCATTGGCGACTCAGGGAGCGAGCGAGTTGGGATCCGCCGGATCCAACCTGGGAGCTTGGCGAATTTGCGCTCTAAGCGGCTCGCTTTGTAGCCGGAATCGCTCATGGAATAGGTGATCATGACGCTGCTGAGCCAAGCGGCGCCAGCCACAAGCAGGCCAACAACCCCCCATACCCATAGAACAATCATGATGTGCTCTGTGCTCATTCTTCGATCATGGCGCAGGCCACAGACATTGGATGCTTCACCCGGACTGCAGGCCTTTTGCGTGTGTGGCTAGTGCGAAGCAGTACGCCGTGGTTTCCCCCGACGGAACACTCGTCGACGCGACAGCCCCGCAGCTCGCCGAGCGCAAGAACAAGCGCGGGGTGCGGCGGCGTTGACCGTCACACCCGCGCTCGCTTACCCCGAGTACCGGCCCACCATCGGGCTATCTGCGATATCGCTGCCACGC encodes:
- a CDS encoding RNA polymerase sigma factor, whose product is MAVETFSSFYKQYYRLILTVAQQRLPSFSDAEDLTAEVFRIAWKYHSDGNELNLPWLYQVLRNVVGNEYRRTTRADQFSQRFGDQMLNSFAESPDSALEMRRLLQLLPLQERELIYMAYWEDLTGQEIAAILGCSPVTVRVRLMRARKKAQVADRAG
- the lepB gene encoding signal peptidase I, with product MIRDLLVIVVIAITVSFLVRTFIVRSFYIPSGSMENTLQVNDRILVNQLQPQVFPLQRGDIVVFKDPGGWLPPPSAPEQSFWGQSSRALLSLVGGGEDTDEHLIKRVIGLPGDNVVCCDALGNLEINGQPINEPYIVHSETDINSASLLFDVVVPADSLWVMGDNRFNSKDSSKQQSQPGKGFVKLDSVVGRAVVVSWPMDHWALLDDYPAVFAGVD
- a CDS encoding DUF4236 domain-containing protein, with translation MGFYARKSIKAGPFRFNLSKSGLGVSAGVPGFRVGAGPRGNYVHLGAGGVYYRTTLGPGGAGSRRVSEAPADFRGSTLLLEDVTGASVQDLAPTGGGDVVEQLNLAASRASLGWPVLIAVFLIGAITMPFGLAVWALGVPLVWWLFLRDRARRTVVVFYDVNDRDAEWFEAMTASAGNLSTAQGIWRVLESGQISTTHQHKTNAGAGSLVGRTPAKVHFKGPKQLATNVVVPTIEAGKTSLHFLPDRVLVRENKKFTDIAYSELLSSASDRRFIESPGKVPSDARLVGETWQYVNVKGGPDRRYANNPRLPIMLYSEILLRSRSGFNWELQVSIVPQGNHFAQMLDYRRTM